In Xylanibacillus composti, the following proteins share a genomic window:
- a CDS encoding type III pantothenate kinase yields MNLVIDVGNTNIVLGLYEEDQLLHHWRLSTNRSATVDEYGMTIHSLFNHAGIGTDQIEGVIISSVVPPLMFVLETLSEKYLKQTPLIVGPGIKTGLNIKYENPREVGADRIVNAVAAIELYGPPLIVVDFGTATTFDYIDEQGHYLGGAIAPGIGISTEALYQRAAKLPRIELIKPKSGVVGRNPVSSMQAGIIYGYAGQVDGIVDRIREEYGTNPRVIATGGLADLIAGESRTIEMVNGLLTLQGLQVIYKRNRG; encoded by the coding sequence ATGAATCTGGTTATTGATGTGGGCAATACCAATATTGTGCTGGGGTTGTATGAGGAGGATCAGCTGCTTCATCATTGGCGGCTCAGCACCAATCGTTCCGCCACCGTGGACGAATACGGCATGACCATACACAGCTTGTTCAACCACGCCGGCATCGGCACGGATCAGATTGAAGGGGTCATTATCTCATCCGTCGTGCCCCCGCTAATGTTTGTATTGGAAACGCTCAGCGAGAAATACTTAAAGCAGACGCCGCTGATTGTTGGACCGGGCATTAAGACCGGACTCAATATCAAGTACGAGAACCCTCGGGAGGTAGGTGCTGACCGCATCGTCAATGCTGTGGCAGCGATCGAGCTGTATGGCCCTCCGCTTATAGTGGTTGACTTCGGCACGGCGACGACCTTTGACTACATTGATGAGCAGGGCCATTATTTGGGCGGCGCAATCGCACCGGGCATCGGCATTTCTACAGAGGCCTTGTATCAGCGGGCGGCCAAACTGCCGCGCATTGAGCTGATAAAGCCGAAGAGCGGGGTTGTCGGGCGCAATCCGGTCAGTTCCATGCAGGCGGGCATTATTTACGGTTATGCCGGTCAGGTGGACGGGATTGTGGATCGCATCCGCGAGGAATACGGCACGAACCCGCGCGTGATCGCCACTGGCGGTCTGGCTGATTTGATTGCAGGGGAATCGCGTACGATTGAAATGGTGAACGGACTGCTTACATTGCAAGGCTTGCAAGTCATTTACAAGCGCAACAGGGGGTGA
- the hslO gene encoding Hsp33 family molecular chaperone HslO, with amino-acid sequence MDKMIRGTAEDGTVRAIAVQCTGVIEELRRRQDTWPTATAAMGRAAAAGLMIGGLMKGEENVTIRIQGDGPIGQIVVDANAHGEVRAYVDHPHVDLDPNALGKFDVAGAVGTQGYLYVIKDLRMREPYRGSVPIVSGELGEDFTYYFAKSEQTPSAVALGVLINPDETIRAAGGFIIQLLPGLSDERIAEIEKHLSQVRPITELLDRGESLEQIVKQIVPTFQVLGEQEVRFQCRCSRERVEGMLRSLGKEELESMRREDDGAEVICHFCNEPHRFTGDELAELAKS; translated from the coding sequence ATGGATAAAATGATTCGAGGTACCGCTGAGGACGGCACAGTCAGGGCGATTGCGGTTCAGTGCACCGGGGTTATCGAGGAACTGCGGAGACGGCAAGATACATGGCCGACAGCTACAGCGGCAATGGGAAGGGCAGCCGCTGCCGGACTGATGATCGGCGGGCTGATGAAAGGCGAGGAGAACGTGACCATTCGCATTCAGGGCGACGGGCCTATCGGACAAATCGTGGTGGACGCGAATGCTCATGGCGAAGTGAGAGCGTATGTGGATCATCCGCATGTCGACTTGGACCCGAATGCACTAGGTAAGTTCGACGTGGCAGGGGCGGTTGGCACGCAGGGCTATCTGTATGTCATCAAGGATCTCAGAATGCGGGAGCCTTATCGGGGCAGCGTGCCGATCGTATCCGGCGAGCTTGGCGAGGACTTCACTTACTACTTCGCCAAGTCTGAGCAGACGCCGTCCGCCGTGGCGCTTGGCGTGCTGATCAATCCGGATGAGACGATCCGCGCGGCAGGCGGCTTTATTATTCAATTGCTGCCGGGTCTAAGCGATGAGCGAATTGCCGAAATCGAAAAGCATCTGTCGCAAGTCCGGCCGATTACCGAGCTGCTTGATCGCGGTGAGAGCTTGGAGCAAATTGTGAAACAGATTGTTCCGACCTTTCAGGTACTGGGGGAGCAGGAAGTTCGATTCCAATGCCGATGCTCCCGGGAGCGGGTGGAAGGCATGCTGCGCAGCTTGGGCAAGGAGGAGCTGGAAAGCATGCGGCGCGAGGATGACGGTGCAGAGGTGATCTGCCACTTTTGCAACGAGCCGCATCGGTTCACGGGGGATGAGCTGGCTGAACTGGCCAAGAGCTGA
- the cysK gene encoding cysteine synthase A: MAKLVQNVTQLIGDTPLVRLNRVVPEDSAEIYVKLEYQNPGSSVKDRIAISMVEVAEKEGLLKPGSTIIEPTSGNTGIGLAMVAAAKGYKAILVMPETMSMERRNLLRAYGAELVLTPGAEGMKGAIKRAEELQAENPDYFMPQQFKNQANVKIHRETTGPEIVQAINDHDGKLDAFISGIGTGGTITGAGEVLKQNFPNIKIYAIEPSASPVLSGGKPGPHKIQGIGAGFVPDILNTEIYDGVIAVDNEEAFETSRRVAREEGILGGISSGAAIFAALKVAKELGKGKRVVAVLPSNGERYLSTPLYQFEQ, encoded by the coding sequence ATGGCAAAACTCGTACAAAACGTAACGCAACTTATCGGCGACACTCCATTGGTTCGCTTGAACCGGGTAGTGCCCGAGGACAGTGCGGAAATTTATGTGAAGCTGGAGTATCAAAACCCGGGCTCTAGCGTCAAGGACCGGATTGCGATCAGCATGGTAGAGGTAGCGGAGAAAGAAGGTCTGCTGAAGCCGGGCTCGACCATTATTGAGCCGACCAGCGGAAATACTGGCATCGGTCTCGCTATGGTAGCTGCAGCTAAAGGCTACAAAGCGATTCTCGTTATGCCGGAAACGATGAGCATGGAGCGCCGCAACCTGCTGCGCGCTTACGGTGCCGAGCTGGTACTGACACCGGGAGCCGAAGGTATGAAGGGCGCTATCAAGCGCGCGGAAGAGCTTCAAGCGGAAAATCCGGATTACTTCATGCCGCAGCAGTTCAAGAACCAGGCGAACGTGAAGATTCACCGCGAGACCACAGGACCGGAAATCGTACAAGCGATCAATGACCATGACGGCAAGCTGGACGCCTTCATCTCCGGTATCGGCACTGGCGGTACGATTACAGGAGCCGGCGAAGTGTTGAAGCAAAACTTCCCGAACATCAAGATTTATGCGATTGAGCCATCTGCTTCTCCTGTTCTGTCCGGCGGCAAGCCTGGACCGCACAAGATTCAGGGGATTGGCGCCGGCTTTGTACCGGACATCCTGAACACAGAAATCTATGATGGCGTTATTGCCGTTGACAATGAGGAAGCGTTCGAGACCTCCCGCAGGGTAGCTAGGGAAGAAGGCATTCTCGGCGGTATTTCTTCTGGCGCAGCCATCTTCGCCGCACTGAAAGTGGCGAAAGAGCTTGGCAAAGGCAAGCGCGTGGTAGCAGTGCTTCCATCCAACGGAGAACGTTACCTCAGCACGCCGTTGTATCAGTTCGAGCAGTAA
- a CDS encoding anthranilate synthase component I family protein — MEDGYTALPYVEDFPLLADGSPDSWEAVWKEADSCHVLLESGKGGRYTFLGANPVSVIRGKGDRAIVTDLEAGEVRELTGSPLALTKQWLSPHRSPRLHGLPPWLGGAAGYWAYDVVRSIERLPVLAEDDLGLPDYVLFRFNEVWIIDQQESRLFCSVHGSASQSAADLTDGWSEAAARVQRMKTQWERWCKQAKQAAEARRLWYREQVDKEGLHIDVDAMEGILRAFPKSDYEEAVRRIQAYIAQGDVFQVNLSLRQSRELAASPQELYEWLRLLNPSPYMGYFNAGNFQLVSASPELLVKRQGNVISTRPIAGTRRRGQNEAEDARMREELLATEKERAEHVMLVDLERNDLGRISRYGTVRVDDFMVIEQYSHVMHLVSEVRGELAEGKDSFDVLAATFPGGTITGAPKIRTMEIIEELEPVRRGPYTGSLGWIDYNGDMEFNILIRTLVASEGIGHIQAGAGIVIDSIPHREYQESIHKAKALWKAIQYSEQFAAWQKSGLRHKGGAMV; from the coding sequence ATGGAGGATGGCTATACGGCGCTTCCTTATGTAGAGGATTTCCCTCTGCTTGCAGATGGCAGCCCGGATAGCTGGGAAGCGGTATGGAAGGAAGCGGACAGCTGCCATGTGCTTCTGGAAAGCGGCAAGGGCGGCCGGTACACGTTTCTGGGCGCCAATCCCGTTTCCGTCATTCGCGGCAAGGGGGACCGAGCCATTGTGACGGATTTGGAAGCAGGCGAGGTAAGAGAGCTGACCGGCTCTCCGCTAGCGCTCACCAAGCAGTGGCTTTCGCCTCACCGCTCTCCTCGCTTGCATGGGCTTCCGCCATGGTTGGGCGGTGCTGCGGGGTATTGGGCCTATGACGTGGTGCGTTCTATCGAGCGGCTGCCTGTACTTGCAGAAGATGATCTGGGGCTTCCGGACTACGTTCTTTTCCGCTTCAACGAAGTGTGGATAATTGATCAGCAGGAGTCCAGACTGTTTTGTTCGGTGCATGGCAGCGCTTCTCAATCCGCGGCAGACCTGACTGATGGCTGGTCAGAAGCGGCAGCGCGGGTACAGCGCATGAAGACGCAGTGGGAACGATGGTGCAAGCAGGCCAAGCAGGCGGCAGAGGCTCGCCGACTATGGTATCGCGAACAAGTGGACAAGGAAGGGCTGCACATTGATGTAGATGCCATGGAAGGCATCCTTCGCGCCTTCCCCAAATCGGATTACGAAGAAGCGGTGCGGCGCATCCAGGCCTATATCGCGCAGGGCGATGTATTTCAGGTGAACCTGTCGCTGCGCCAGAGCCGCGAATTGGCTGCCTCGCCCCAAGAGCTGTATGAATGGCTGCGCCTGCTCAATCCTTCCCCCTATATGGGATATTTCAATGCAGGCAATTTCCAGCTGGTTTCGGCCTCGCCCGAATTGCTTGTGAAGCGGCAGGGCAACGTCATCAGCACGCGGCCGATTGCCGGAACTCGGCGCAGGGGGCAGAATGAGGCTGAGGATGCCCGGATGAGGGAAGAGCTGCTGGCAACCGAGAAGGAGCGGGCGGAGCACGTTATGCTGGTAGACCTGGAGCGCAATGACTTGGGGCGCATTTCCCGTTACGGTACGGTTCGCGTCGATGATTTCATGGTGATTGAACAATATTCCCACGTGATGCATCTTGTGTCTGAGGTGAGGGGAGAGCTGGCCGAAGGGAAGGATTCCTTTGACGTGCTGGCGGCGACCTTTCCCGGAGGAACGATTACGGGCGCGCCCAAGATTCGCACGATGGAAATCATTGAGGAGCTGGAGCCGGTGCGGCGCGGACCCTATACGGGTTCCTTGGGATGGATTGACTACAACGGCGATATGGAATTTAATATACTTATACGTACGCTGGTAGCGTCCGAAGGCATCGGCCATATTCAGGCTGGCGCCGG